GGCGGTCACTTCGACACCCAGCGTGGACGCCAGCTCGAGCGCCGCGCCCACCGCGGCGGAACCGCCGGGGCTGCCGTCGACGCCGACCAGCACGGGCCGTTCGTCCGGCAGCGGCCGGTCGAGCCTGCCCCGCCAGACAGTCACCGGACATGTCGCCCTGTTCGCGACCGTGAGCGCGGTGGACCCCAGCAGCAGCGTGGAGAGCCGGTCCTGGGATTTCGCCGCGACGACGACCATGCGCGCGGCCGCGCTGTGCCGGATCAACTCCCGCGCGGGCGAGCCGTCCTCCACGACCCGCCGGATCTCCAAGTCCGGCTGTTCGGCGTGTAGGGCTTCGAACGCCTCCTGGACTTTTTGCTTCGCCGCCGCTCGTAGTTCGGGTAATAGGTTGGTCTCGGCCAAGGCCGAGGAGGTAATCGGGTGGTCGAGCGCGGGAACGACGCCGAGCAGCATCAGCGGGGCATGCTGCCGATTCGCGACGGCTCCGGCCCAGCGCGCTGCGGCCACAGCGGTCGGGCTGCCGTCGATTCCGACGATGATCGACCGACGATCTGCTGATGCGCTCATGTCGTCTCCGATGCGGCTGTGACAGGGTCGACTTCCACATTCGCAGCGACCGCGCCCTCCGCGCCGGGGGCGGTTGACCCCTGATGGTGGGGACCTAAGACCTTCACCGGGCGAGCTTCCCGGAACGAGTACGGAGCGGGCTACCGAGCGAACCGGGCGACCGCCCGCCGGACGGCGGCGCCCATGGCCGGGTTTCCGGTATGCCCGGCATCATCGATGACCTGCAACTCCGCTTCGGGCCATGCCTGGGCCAGCTGCCAGGCGGTGTACAGCGGGGCGCTCAGGTCGAGTCTGCCGTGGATCAGCACGCCGGGAATGCCCGTCAGCCGGTGCACGTCGCGCAGCAGCTGCCCGTCCTCCAGCCAGGCGGCGTTGGCGAAGTAATGCGTGCAGATCCGCACGAAGGCCAGCAGGGCGGCGTCCGGCTTCGCGCTGTACTGACCGGGGCTGCCCTGGTTCTCGTGCGCGATCACGGCGTCCTCCCACGCGCACCACCGCCGCGCCGCCGCCTCGCGGGTCGGCGCGTCGGGGCTTTCCATCAGCCTCCGGTAGGCGTCGACCAGATCGCCGTGGCGGTCGGCCAGCGGGACGCCGGTGCGGAAGGTCTCCCACTGCTCGGGCAGCAGCCGGGCGACGTCGCGGTAGAGCCAGTCGATCTCCTCCGGCCGGGTCATGGTCACCCCGGCCAGCACGATCTCGCTGACCCGCAACGGATAGCGCTGCGCGTAGGCGAGGATCAGCGTCGAGCCCCAGGAACCGCCGAAGAGCAACCAGCGGTCGATGCCGAGGTGTTCGCGCAGTCGTTCCATGTCCGCGATGAGGTGCTGGGTGGTGTTGTGCGCGAGGTCGACCGCCGGATCGGAGGCGTGCGGCAGACTCTCGCCGCACCCGCGCTGGTCGAACAGGACGATCAGGTAGGCCGCCGGATCGAAGGTTCGGCGCGATCGGCGGGTTCCGCCGCCGCCGGGCCCGCCGTGCACGACCAGCGCCGGTTTGCCGTACGGATTACCGCTGGTCTCCCAATAGATCCGCTGACCGTCGCCGACGTCGAGCAGCCCGTGGGCGTATGGCTCGATATCGGGAAAGGGCTGCGGCGCATCGGATTGCGAGTCGGGCGTGGACACGATCGACCAGGCTACCGTCGAGCGCGGCGCACCGCCCGGCTGGTCGGCGAGCGGGGCGCGTGCGTAGTTCAGGCGGCCTGCGCGGCGGGGTCCGGCTTCGGGGCGGCGACCCGTTCCCGGGTGCGCAGGGAAGCCCACAGCGCGGCGGTGGCGGCGGTGCACGCCGCGGCCCCGCCCACGTGCACGACGACCAGCGCCGCGGGGACGTCGGTGAAGTACTGCACGACGCCGACCAGCGCCTGGGCGCAGACCAGCCCCAGCAGCACGAAGAGGCGGGTGCGCACGGCGGGCGTGATGCCGACCGCGAACAGGCCGAACGCCAAGCCGATCAACAGCGCGAGGTAGCCGACCAGCAGCTGCGAGTGCAGATGCA
Above is a genomic segment from Nocardia sputorum containing:
- a CDS encoding universal stress protein is translated as MSASADRRSIIVGIDGSPTAVAAARWAGAVANRQHAPLMLLGVVPALDHPITSSALAETNLLPELRAAAKQKVQEAFEALHAEQPDLEIRRVVEDGSPARELIRHSAAARMVVVAAKSQDRLSTLLLGSTALTVANRATCPVTVWRGRLDRPLPDERPVLVGVDGSPGGSAAVGAALELASTLGVEVTALHAWNDPDLLQWTPVPDAWDTLAQQEEELLSERMAGWCEKYPDITVTKVVEKATPAQALLEHGEKAQLMVTGSRGHNRLTGLLVGSTSQSLLHHAPCPLVICRER
- the pip gene encoding prolyl aminopeptidase — translated: MSTPDSQSDAPQPFPDIEPYAHGLLDVGDGQRIYWETSGNPYGKPALVVHGGPGGGGTRRSRRTFDPAAYLIVLFDQRGCGESLPHASDPAVDLAHNTTQHLIADMERLREHLGIDRWLLFGGSWGSTLILAYAQRYPLRVSEIVLAGVTMTRPEEIDWLYRDVARLLPEQWETFRTGVPLADRHGDLVDAYRRLMESPDAPTREAAARRWCAWEDAVIAHENQGSPGQYSAKPDAALLAFVRICTHYFANAAWLEDGQLLRDVHRLTGIPGVLIHGRLDLSAPLYTAWQLAQAWPEAELQVIDDAGHTGNPAMGAAVRRAVARFAR